A window of Syntrophales bacterium genomic DNA:
GCGGACATCGAGGCAGGGAATGATCCGTTTACTCAGCATCGCTTCCCCTCCAGCGGCTGAAATTTTCCAGAATCTGAAGCCCCGGCCGGCCGCTCTTCTCGGGATGGAACTGAACGGCCACGAGATTCCGGTATGCAACGGCGGCGCTAAAGGGGATTCCGTAGCGGGTCTCCCCGACGATCCGTTCCCGGTCCGCCGGATCCGGATAGAAAGAGTGGACGAAATAGAACTCCGCCTCCGACGGGATTCCCGCGAACACGGGATGGCCTTTCAGGAAGTGCACGGAGTTCCAGCCCATGTGGGGGATCTTGAGCTTTTCCCCGCCCTCCTGCAGGCCGGCGGGAAAGCGGCGGACGACGCCGGGAAGGATTCCCAGGCAGGAGGTTCCGCCGTCCTCTTCGCTCTTGTCGAAGATCACCTGGGTGCCCAGGCAGATCCCCAGGACCGGCCGGCCGTCACCGACCCAGCGGTGGATCCACCCGTCCAGTCCGGAGGTCCGCAGGTTGGCCATGGCCTCCCCCGCGGCGCCCACGCCCGGGAAGATGATGCGCTCCGCCCGGTCCAGCCGGGCCGGGTCGCTGGTCACCTCGCAGGGCAGGTTCAGGGAGTGCAGGGCCCGGGCCACGCTGGTGAGGTTTCCGGCCCGGTAATCCACGATGCCGATCATGTGTTTTCGTCCTTACAGCGAATTCCCTGATGGGTGTTCCGTCGCTCCAGTTCGCGATCGATGGCGCCCAGAACGGCCATCTTGTTGACGGCCCACCCGGGGGCGAGGAATATATCCCGGTACCCGTCCGCGGTCAATCGCTGGATGACCATCCGCGGCGGCAGGATCTCCAGGACGTCGCAGACGGTCTCCACATACTGTTCCCGGCTCCATAGCGGAAATGGCTCCCGTTCGTAAAGCGTTCCGAGAGACGTTCCCGAAAGCACCAGGAGGCAGTGGATCTTGATGCCGTCGATGGGAAGGGCTGCCAGGGTCCGGGCCGTTTCGAGAACATCCTCCCGGGTCTCTCCGGGCAGTCCGGCGATGATGTGCGCGCAGAGGTGAATGTTTCTTCCGGAGGCCCGGCGCACTGCATCGAGGAACTGCTCCGCCGGGTGGCCGCGGTTGATCCGGGCCAGGGTCCGGTCGTGGATCGACTGGAGACCCAGCTCGATCCAGACGTGGCGGTCCCGCGCCAGCTCCTCCAGGATATCCAGGACTTCGTCGGGCAGGCAGTCGGGGCGGGTTCCGATGGACAGTCCGGCCACGTCCGGCAGGTCCAGGGCCTCCCCGTAGAGGCGGCGCAGACGCTCCACCGGGGCATAGGTGTTCGTGAAGGTCTGGAAATAGGCGAGGAACCGGGCAGCCTGGCGATGCTCCCGGTAGTACGCCATTCCCTTGAGCAACTGGTCCGTGACGGACGGCAGGGGGCCCGCCATGCGGAGCCTGGAGCCGCGGCCGTCGCAATACACGCAGCCGCCCGAGGCGACGGATCCATCGCGGTTCGGGCAGGTGAATCCGGCGTCGACGGGCAGCTTGTAAACCCGGCAGCCGAACCGGTTCATCCAGTAGCTTTTCAGGTCATAATAGCGCTTTGTGTTTTTCCAGAAATCCGGTTTGGTCAATGGCAGCTCCGGGGACCGGGCCGCTTTCCGGCGGTTCCGGTTCGGGGGATTGAAACGGATAAATCGATTGCCATTATTTTGAAATGTAGTATAGCAATTTTTTTCCCGGGGCGACCGGCGGGGACGGAAGAATCCGCCGGCGGACGTTTTCCGGTCCGGAAGGTCCGCCGCGTTCGGAACCGGGGAAAAGGATATCCCCTGCGGGAGGATTCCCGGCATGACCGTGCAAGCCGTTCAGGAACCGGATGTTTTCGTCTATCTGAGCCAGATTCTTGGCCGGCCGGTTCAGGATGGTCAGGGCCGGGAACTCGGGTCAATCGCCGATGTGTCCGCGAACCTGGCAGAGCTGTATCCCTCCGTCGGTACCCTCCGGATCCGCCCGCGGGGGGGAAAATCAGCCCTGTACATTTCCTGGCAGGACGTAACCCAGGCCAATGGATCCATCCTGAGCGTAGGATCGTTGAAGGAGGCGCCCGGCCTGGGCGAGAACGAGCTGTTTCTACGCGACGCCCTCTTGGACAAGCAGATCGTCGACACGAACGGCGCCAAGATCCGGCGGGTGAACGACCTGCAGTTTCTGCGCTCCCACGAGCGCCTTCATCTGGTGCACGTTGACGTGGGATTCCGGGGGCTCATGCGGCGGGTGGGCCTGGAGAGGGCCATGGATTTTCTTCTCCAGTCCCTTTTCGATTACGAGCTGCCCAACCAGTTCATCTCCTGGAAATACGTCCAGCCCGTATCCTCGCCGGACCTGCTTCGGCTCTCCATCACCCAGAACCGTCTGGCCCAGCTGCACCCGGCGGATCTCGCGGACATCATCGAAGATCTGGACATTCACCAGCGGGCGGCGGTTTTTCAGTCCCTGGACGTCGAGACCGCGGCGGAGACCCTGGAAGAGACGGATCCCAAGATCCAGGTCAGCCTGATCGAGACGGTGGCGGCGGACAAGGCCTCGGACATCATCGAAGAGATGTCTCTCAGCGAAGCCGCCGACCTCCTGGGGGACCTGCCAAAAGACAAGGCGGAGGGGATCCTCAAGGAGATGGAGCAGGAGATTGCAGAGGACGTAAAGGAGCTGCTGGCCCATCCCGAGGAGGAGGCCGGCGGGCTCATGACGACGGCGTTCCTCAGTGTCCCGCCGGAAGCCACAACGGCGCAGGTCCTGGAGATCCTGCACCGGGAGGCCATGGATCTGGATTTTGTCTATTACGTTTATGTGATGGACCCGCAGGAGCGCCTGCTGGGCATGTTGAGCCTCCGGGAGCTCCTGGCGGCCGCGCCGGAGGCGAGGGTCGCCGACCTGATGGATACCCGCTTCGTTACGGTCCGCCTGAACGAG
This region includes:
- a CDS encoding CBS domain-containing protein yields the protein MTVQAVQEPDVFVYLSQILGRPVQDGQGRELGSIADVSANLAELYPSVGTLRIRPRGGKSALYISWQDVTQANGSILSVGSLKEAPGLGENELFLRDALLDKQIVDTNGAKIRRVNDLQFLRSHERLHLVHVDVGFRGLMRRVGLERAMDFLLQSLFDYELPNQFISWKYVQPVSSPDLLRLSITQNRLAQLHPADLADIIEDLDIHQRAAVFQSLDVETAAETLEETDPKIQVSLIETVAADKASDIIEEMSLSEAADLLGDLPKDKAEGILKEMEQEIAEDVKELLAHPEEEAGGLMTTAFLSVPPEATTAQVLEILHREAMDLDFVYYVYVMDPQERLLGMLSLRELLAAAPEARVADLMDTRFVTVRLNEEPDEIAEQFAKYAVMAVPVVDREQRMKGVIPFRNLLELVAPKLGK
- the hisH gene encoding imidazole glycerol phosphate synthase subunit HisH; its protein translation is MIGIVDYRAGNLTSVARALHSLNLPCEVTSDPARLDRAERIIFPGVGAAGEAMANLRTSGLDGWIHRWVGDGRPVLGICLGTQVIFDKSEEDGGTSCLGILPGVVRRFPAGLQEGGEKLKIPHMGWNSVHFLKGHPVFAGIPSEAEFYFVHSFYPDPADRERIVGETRYGIPFSAAVAYRNLVAVQFHPEKSGRPGLQILENFSRWRGSDAE
- a CDS encoding TIGR01212 family radical SAM protein (This family includes YhcC from E. coli K-12, an uncharacterized radical SAM protein.), with product MTKPDFWKNTKRYYDLKSYWMNRFGCRVYKLPVDAGFTCPNRDGSVASGGCVYCDGRGSRLRMAGPLPSVTDQLLKGMAYYREHRQAARFLAYFQTFTNTYAPVERLRRLYGEALDLPDVAGLSIGTRPDCLPDEVLDILEELARDRHVWIELGLQSIHDRTLARINRGHPAEQFLDAVRRASGRNIHLCAHIIAGLPGETREDVLETARTLAALPIDGIKIHCLLVLSGTSLGTLYEREPFPLWSREQYVETVCDVLEILPPRMVIQRLTADGYRDIFLAPGWAVNKMAVLGAIDRELERRNTHQGIRCKDENT